The genome window ATTCTCCCCCCCAGCTTCGAGGAACTGCGTCGGCGGCTCAACAGGCGCTCCTCGGACAGCGACGAGGTGATCAGCCGGCGGATCAACGCTGCTGCCGGCGAGATCCGGGAATCCCGCTGGTACGACTATATCATCGTCAACGATCAGTTCAGCCGGGCGGTTGAAGAGCTCAAATCGGTGATCATTGCCGAGCAGTGCCGCACAGCCAGGGTGCTGGATGCGGTTTCAGGAATTTTTTCAATGGATTGAATGGCCCCGTTGCGGGCCGGACTTTACCCACGTTACCGTCCCCGCCGTCAGCGGGTACCGGTTGCACGAAAGGAGTAACAATGGCACGCGTAACCGTAGAGGATTGCCTGGACAAGGTGGATAACCGGTTCCTGCTCGTCATGCTTGCGTCCAAGCGCGTCAAGCAGTTGTACAAGGGGGCGCGTCCGCTCATCGACACCCGGGGCGCCAACAAGAACGTGGTGATCTCCCTGCGTGAAATCGCCGCCGGCAAGGTCGGATACGAGCTGACCAGTCGTCGTTCCCGCTAATCACAGGATCTCCCCAGGCAGAAGCACCAGGCTTCCGCCCTTTTTTTGTCTTTTTCCCCATGATACGGCTCAACGATATCCTCGATAAGGTCGTCACCTACAATCCGGTGGCCGACCTGGACCTGATCCGCAAGGCCTATGTCTACTGCGCCAAGGTCCACCAGGGACAGACGCGTCTCTCGGGAGAGCCCTATCTCGTTCACCCCATGGAGGTGGCGGGCGTACTGGCTGACCTGAAGCTCGACGTGCCAACGGTGGTGACCGGGCTGCTCCATGACACCATCGAGGATACCCTCACCACCCGGGAGGAACTGGAGGGGATGTTCGGCGTCGAGGTGGCAAACCTGGTCGACGGCGTCACCAAGATCGGAAAGATTCACTTCAAGACCAAAGAGGAGAGTCAGGCCGAGAACTTCCGCAAGATGCTGCTGGCCATGGCCAACGACATCCGGGTCATTCTTGTCAAGCTCGCCGACCGCCTCCACAACATGCGGACGCTCCAGTACCAGCCCGAGCCGAAGCAACGTTCCATCTCCCGCGAGACCCTCGATATCTACGCCCCCCTTGCGAACCGCCTCGGCATTTCATGGATCAAGAGCGAGCTGGAAGACCTTTCCTTCCGTTACCTGGAACCACAGATCTACTACGACCTGGCCTCAAAGGTTGCCAAGAAGAAGAAGGAGCGGGAAAGCTACGTGGAGGAGGTGCGGCAGATCATCGTCTCCAAGCTTGCCGAGCACGACCTCAAGGGCGATGTCTTCGGCCGGAGCAAGCACCTCTACTCCATCTGGCGCAAAATGCAGGCCCGCAATGTGGACATCGACCAGATCTACGACCTTGTGGCGATCCGGGTCATGGTGAACGACATCCGGGAGTGCTACGAGGTCCTCGGGATCATCCATTCGACCTGGAAACCGATCCCTGGCCGTTTCAAGGACTATATCGCCATGCCCAAGGGGAACATGTACCAGTCGCTCCATACGACGGTCATCGGTCCGCACGGGGAGCGCATGGAGGTCCAGATCCGCACGTCCGACATGCACCGGGTGGCGGAGGCCGGCATCGCGGCTCACTGGAAGTATAAAGAAGGCAAGGGGTACGACGAGAAAGAGGTCAAGCGGTTCGCCTGGCTGAGGCAGTTGCTGGAGTGGCAGCAGGAGCTCCAGGATTCCCACGAATTCATGAATACGGTCAAGGTGGAACTTTTTCCCGAGGAGGTCTACGTCTTTACTCCCAGGGGGGACGTGAAGAGCTTCCCCAAGGGGTCGACCCCCATTGATCTGGCCTATACCATCCACACCGACATCGGGCATCGCTGTGTGGGCGCCAAGGTGAACGGCAAGCTGGTTCCCCTCAAGTATGAGCTGAAGAACGGCGATATCGTGGAGGTGATCACCTCTCCGCACCACACTCCGAGCAAGGACTGGCTGAAGATCGTCAAGAGTTCCCGTGCCCGCAACAAGATCCGGGCATGGATCAAGACAGAGGAGCGGGTCCGGAGCATGTCTCTCGGCAAGGAGATCCTGGAGAAGGAGTTCCGGCGCTATTCTCTCAACCTGGCCAAGCTGCAGAAAAGCGGAGAAATTAAGCGAGTGGCTTCGGAGTTCGGCCTCTCCACCGACGATGACCTCATGGCCGCCGTTGGTTACGGCAAGCTCTCGGCAAACCAGGTGATCGGCAAGTTGCTTCCCGAGGAAAAGCTTCAGGAGCGCCAGGAACAGAAGGAATCCCGCATCGGGAAGATGATCGGCAAGCTCACCGGCTCGTCTCCCAGCGCCATCCAGATCGGCGGGGTCGACGATGTTCTCGTGCGTTTCGGTAAGTGCTGCAACCCGGTTCCCGGAGACGACATCATCGGTTTCATCACTCGCGGAAGAGGGGTCACGATCCATACCGCCGACTGTCCCGTGGCCCTGGAAAACGACCCGGAGCGCCGTATCGCCGTCACCTGGAACCGTGAGCGCAAGGCTGCCCTGCCGGTGAAAATTCGAGTATCCTGTCACGACCAGAAGGGAATTCTCGCCACCATCACCCAGGCCATCACCGATTGTGAAGCGAACATCTCCAGCGCGTCGATCCAAAGCACGGTCGACAAGCGCGGGGTCAATGTCTTTGAAGTGGACGTTACCGACCTGAATCACCTGAAGCGGGTAATGAACAACATCATGAAGCTGAGCGGTGTTATTTCGGTCGAGCGAATGAAGAATTGAAGGGGGGAGCATGAAAGAGATTATTGCGACGGAGCAGGCGCCCAGGGCGATCGGTCCCTATTCCCAGGCGGTAAGGGCAGGGGGATTCCTGTTCCTGTCGGGCCAGATTCCCCTTGATCCCGCCACCGGCGAAATGGTCGACGGGGACATCACGGTCCAGACGACGCGCGTGATGGACAACATGGCAGCGGTGCTGGCCGAGGCGGGCCTCGGGTTTGACGCCATCGTGAAGACGACGATCTTTCTTGCGGATCTCGCTGATTTTGCCGCCGTGAACCAGGCCTACGGCAGCCGCTTTGCTGCGGCGCCGCCGGCGCGTTCCACCGTGGAGGTGAAGGGGCTTCCCCGGGGCGCTCTCGTGGAAATCGAGGCGATTGCGTTCTGCCGGTAAGGGGCGAATGGCAGGTGTCTGTGGGGTATGCCGGCGTTGGAACGACAAAAAGCCGCACGCGCTTACGCGCTGCGGCTCAGTCATTTCGTGGCCTGGCGAACGTAGGGGCTAGACGGCCTTGGTTACGTGGCCGGAACGGATGCAGCGGGTGCAGACCTTGATGGTCTTGACGCTGCCATTGCGGACGGCCTTCACCTTCTGGAGGTTCGGATGCCACGTGGTGCGGGTCTTGTTGTTGGCGTGGCTGACATTGTTACCAAAACTGGGGCCTTTGCCGCAGATTTCGCAAACTTTGGACATGGTTCTACTCCCTTCGGGTGGCTTTCGAAGCTCCCTTTTATAGCAGACGGAAAATGCGAATGCAAGTGAAATGTTCCGTCAAGGATGTGTGATGGCTCTCTTTTTCCGGGGGATCATATCCCTTCTCATCGTAGTGCTGATCATAGTGGCCGTGCTGTTCGTGGACTTTGCCTACAAAACCTTTTCCCTGCGCCAGAGGGATGTGACCACCGATGCCATCGTGGTTCTGGCCGGGGGACGGGGGAGGGTTGAGGAGGGAGTCCGCCTCTTCCGGGAGCGCAAAGGCACGTACCTTTATCTCATCGGCGTCGATCCCGTGGTGAAGAAGCGGGACCTGTTCCGGGACCGGGAGGGAGAGCGGCTCGCAGATCGTGTTTTCCTGGAGAACCTGTCCCGCAACACCCTTGAAAACGCCCTCTACGGCCGGGAGATCATCATGCGGAAAGAGGTGCGTTCAATCCGGCTGATCACCTCCCGCTACCACATGAAGCGGGCCACTCTTCTCTTCCGCCAGGTATTGCCGCGTGACATCGCCATCTATCCCCACCCGGTCGACACCACCAACCTCAAGGAGCGGTGGTGGGACGACAAGGGGAGCTTCCGGCTTCTCTTCAGCGAGTTCTACAAGTACTGTCTCTTCAGGTTTTTCTTCCTTTTTGCCTCGGCGGAGTTGCGAACCCCGGCCAGGTAGGGAACTATTTCTCTTCCTTCTCCTCGATGCGGGGGAACAGGGCCTCCGCCTTGACGATCCGCGCCCCGGGCGCCAGCCTGCCCCATGCGAGATCTTCGTCGCGGCAGGGCTCCGTCCATCCCAGGTAGTCGAGGGCCTTGGCGGCGGTGCGCGGCATGAAGGCCGAGAGGATCAGGTGCACGATGCGCTGGGCTTCCAACAGCGTGTACATGACCGTGCCGAGGTAGTCCCGCTTGGCCGGGCCTTTGGCCAGGGTCCAGGGGGCCGTCTCGTGGCCTGGAGTCCCTTGCTGAAGGCCAGTTCGTCCATGCAGGCATCCACCTGGCGCACCATGGCTTCGGTCTTTTCCCTGAAGGCGGTGTCCAGCTCGGTCTGGGGGCCGGGGGCGGGGAGAACGCCGTCGAAGTACTTGTTGACCATGGCGGTGGAGCGGTTGAGCAGGTTGCCCAGATCGTTCGCCAGGTCGGAGTTGATCCGGTGGACAAGGGCCGCGTGGGAGAAGTCGCCGTCAAGGCCGAAGGGGACTTCACGCAGCAGGAAATAACGGACCGCGTCGATGCCGTACCGGTCCACCAGCATGTTGGGCTCCACCACGTTCTGGAGGCTCTTGCTCATCTTCTGGCCTTCCACGGTCCACCATCCGTGGGCAAAGACCTTTTTGGGCACCGGCAGTCCCGCGGCCATGAGGAAGGTGGGCCAGTAGACCGCATGGAAACGGAGGATGTCCTTGCCGATCAGGTGAACGTCCACCGGCCAGTACGTCTTGAACGCGCTTTCCTCATTCGGATAGCCCAGGGCAGTGATGTAGTTGGTCAGGGCATCGAACCAGACGTAGATGACATGCCTTTCGTTTCCGGGAACCGGAATGCCCCAATTGAAGGAGGTCCGGGAGACGGAGAGGTCGCGCAGGCCTTCCTTTACGAAGGAAATGATCTCGTTGCGCCTGCTCTTGGGCTGGATGAAGTCGGGATTCGCCTCGATGTGGGCCAGGAGCTGCTCCTGGTATTTGCTCATCCTGAAGAAGTAGGATTCTTCCTTGAGCTTGTCCACCGGACGGTTGCAGTCGGGGCATTTGCCGTCCATGAGCTGGGTTTCGGTCCAGAAGGTTTCGCAGGGAGTACAGTACCAGTCCTCATATTCACCCAGGTAAATGTCACCCTGGGCCATGATCTTGGTAAAGATGTGCGAGACCCCGTTCTTATGCCGTTCCTGGGTCGTGCGGATGAAGTCGGTGTACTGGATGTCCAGTTTTTCCCACAGGCCCTGGAAACGCTTGACCACCCGGTCGGCCAGTTCCAGGGGCGTTTCGCCGGCGGTGTTGGCCGCCTTTTCGACCTTCTGGCCATGTTCGTCGGTGCCGGTAAGGAAGAAGACCTCGTACCCCTTGAGCTTCTTGTAGCGGGCGAGAACGTCTGCTGCAAGGGTGGTGTAGGCGTGGCCGATGTGCGGTACGTCGTTTACGTAGTAGATGGGTGTCGTGACATAGAACGTTCGGCTCATTTCTTCTCCTTTTTATCCCGGTCTCTTCCCTTGCCGCCCCGGCGTTCCCGGTTGCCCCCCTCCTCGCGGGGGGGAGCCTGCTCCCGCTCCTGACGTTCGCGCCGCTCGCCACCTGAGCCTTCTTTGCGTTCCTTGTCGCGCTCCCGGGGGCGTTCGCGGCGCTCCCCGTCCTGGGGCGATTTCTGGTCTTTCTCCCGTCCTCCCTCTTTGCGCGGGGCCTTGGGGCGATCGAAGATGTTCTCGGGCTTGATCTCCTCGCCCTTGACGACCATTTCGCGATCTTCCTCGGTCCGGATGGTGACGGTCCCTTCCAGGATGTTCTGCTTGACGACCTCCCCCTCCGCGGCGCCGCACTTCACAATCTTACCGCATTTGGGCAGGCACTTCTTGAGGGAGCAGTAGGTTTCGAATTCGTAGCCGAGGCAGCAGAGGAGCCGGCCGCACTGGCCCGAGATCTTGGTGGGGTTGAGGGCCAGGTTTTGCTCCTTGGCCATTTTGACCGAGACGGGCTCGAAATCGCGCAGAAAGGACGAGCAGCAGAGCTCCCGGCCGCAGATGCCGATGCCGCCGATCATCTTGGACTCGTCCCGTACCCCGATCTGACGCATCTCGATGCGGGTATGGAACTGGTGGGCCAGATCCTTGACCAGCTCCCGGAAATCGACCCGCCCGTCGGCGGTGAAGTAGAAAATGGCCTTGCTCCCGTCAAAGAGATACTCCACCTTGACGAGTTTCATGTCCATGCCCCGCTCCTTGATCTTGCGGAGGCAGAAATGGTAGGCGTCCTGCTCCTTGGCCGCGTTGCGGGCCGCCGAAGCCAGGTCAGACGGTTCGGCGAGGCGGACGATGTTCTTGAGCCCCTCCGGGGCATGGGTATCTTCGTATTCCCGCGGCGGGGTAACGACCATGGCGATGCTCCGGCCCCGCTCGGTTTCGACGATGACCCGGTCACCCTGTTTCAGGTCGAGGTCGCCGGAACCGAAGTCGTAGAGTTTCCCGGCGGTATGAAACTGGACCTTGACGATTTTGACCACACTATCCTCCCGGGGAGTTCCCCGTTGTCAGTTTGAAGTGCCCGTTTTTTAGACGGAGTGCGTTACGGTGCCGTCCGGTCCGCCAGGCGCATGAGGAGCACGTCCATGGTGAGCCGGGGATTTGCATTGCGCTGGAGCGCCTGGCGCGCCTCCATGACGTGGCCGACGCGGGCGAGGGTCCGCTCCGGCGTCACCCGGCACGCTTCTTCTTCGAGAAGGGCGACGAGATCCCGATTGACCACCCCGTTGCTTCCTCCCTGGATGAGGAGAATATCGCGCAACAGTGAGGTGAGGGTGCCAAGGGCCTCCACGGCGCGTTCCCGGTCCGCGGCCAGTTCCTCGGCGGCCGCGAAGAGGGGGGTGATCTCTTCCAGAGTGAGAGTCCGAAGCCGTTCGATCAGTCCCTGCCGGGCCGCCCCGGCGCTCCCTTCCTCCATCTCCAGCGCCCGGGAGAGGCTACCGCCAGCCAGGGATGCGGCCAGGCGGGCTGCGTCCGGTTCCCGGCCTGCGTCCGTCAGGTACTCTTCGATCACCCGCTCGGGGAGCGGCGAAAACCTCAGGAGCTGACAGCGGGAACGGACCGTGGGGAGAATCCCTGCCGGGTTCGTGGTGAGCAGGATCAGAAGGGCGCTGCCCGGCGGTTCTTCCAGCGTCTTGAGCAGCGCGTTGGCCGCTGCCGGGTTGAGCCGATCGGCATCGTCGATGATGCATGCCTTCATCGGTGCCTCAACCGGACGCAGGGAAAGCTCCCGCTGCAGTTCCCTTATCTGGTCGATCTTGATGAATGCACCCTCGGGAGCCAGGCGGTGCAGGTCCGGGTGCTGGAGTCCGGCCATTTTCCGGCAGGAGGGGCATGAGCCGCAGCCGTCGTCCCGCCGGCAGAAGGCAGCCTCGATGAAGGCGAGGGCGGTGGTCATCTTGCCGCACCCCTCGATCCCTTCGAAGAGGTAGGCATGGGCCGCTTTGCCCGAACGGAGCGCGCGCCGCAGGACGTTTACGGCGGTTTCCTGGCCGAGGACGCGGGAAAAGGGCATCGTCCTACCTCCGGGGCACGCGGCTCAGGAGCACACCCGCCACGGCCGTTGCCGTCGCTTCGACCCCTTCGTTTCCGTCGATCACGGCGAACCGGTGGGGTTCCCCGCAGGCCAGGGCGAGAAACCCCTCTCGCACCCGCTCGTGAAAGAGGAGCGATTCCTGCTCGAACCGTTCTTCCCGGTTCGTTTGCCGGGAGCTGATCCGCGCCGCAGCCCTGGCAAGCCCCACCGTCACGGGGCAGTCGAGGAGGATGGTGAGGTCCGGCCGGATCTGTCCTGCGGCCAGGGTGTTGA of Geobacter anodireducens contains these proteins:
- a CDS encoding reactive intermediate/imine deaminase (has endoribonuclease activity on mRNA); protein product: MKEIIATEQAPRAIGPYSQAVRAGGFLFLSGQIPLDPATGEMVDGDITVQTTRVMDNMAAVLAEAGLGFDAIVKTTIFLADLADFAAVNQAYGSRFAAAPPARSTVEVKGLPRGALVEIEAIAFCR
- a CDS encoding GTP pyrophosphokinase, whose amino-acid sequence is MIRLNDILDKVVTYNPVADLDLIRKAYVYCAKVHQGQTRLSGEPYLVHPMEVAGVLADLKLDVPTVVTGLLHDTIEDTLTTREELEGMFGVEVANLVDGVTKIGKIHFKTKEESQAENFRKMLLAMANDIRVILVKLADRLHNMRTLQYQPEPKQRSISRETLDIYAPLANRLGISWIKSELEDLSFRYLEPQIYYDLASKVAKKKKERESYVEEVRQIIVSKLAEHDLKGDVFGRSKHLYSIWRKMQARNVDIDQIYDLVAIRVMVNDIRECYEVLGIIHSTWKPIPGRFKDYIAMPKGNMYQSLHTTVIGPHGERMEVQIRTSDMHRVAEAGIAAHWKYKEGKGYDEKEVKRFAWLRQLLEWQQELQDSHEFMNTVKVELFPEEVYVFTPRGDVKSFPKGSTPIDLAYTIHTDIGHRCVGAKVNGKLVPLKYELKNGDIVEVITSPHHTPSKDWLKIVKSSRARNKIRAWIKTEERVRSMSLGKEILEKEFRRYSLNLAKLQKSGEIKRVASEFGLSTDDDLMAAVGYGKLSANQVIGKLLPEEKLQERQEQKESRIGKMIGKLTGSSPSAIQIGGVDDVLVRFGKCCNPVPGDDIIGFITRGRGVTIHTADCPVALENDPERRIAVTWNRERKAALPVKIRVSCHDQKGILATITQAITDCEANISSASIQSTVDKRGVNVFEVDVTDLNHLKRVMNNIMKLSGVISVERMKN
- a CDS encoding 50S ribosomal protein L28, giving the protein MSKVCEICGKGPSFGNNVSHANNKTRTTWHPNLQKVKAVRNGSVKTIKVCTRCIRSGHVTKAV
- a CDS encoding AAA family ATPase — protein: MPFSRVLGQETAVNVLRRALRSGKAAHAYLFEGIEGCGKMTTALAFIEAAFCRRDDGCGSCPSCRKMAGLQHPDLHRLAPEGAFIKIDQIRELQRELSLRPVEAPMKACIIDDADRLNPAAANALLKTLEEPPGSALLILLTTNPAGILPTVRSRCQLLRFSPLPERVIEEYLTDAGREPDAARLAASLAGGSLSRALEMEEGSAGAARQGLIERLRTLTLEEITPLFAAAEELAADRERAVEALGTLTSLLRDILLIQGGSNGVVNRDLVALLEEEACRVTPERTLARVGHVMEARQALQRNANPRLTMDVLLMRLADRTAP
- a CDS encoding DNA-directed RNA polymerase subunit omega yields the protein MARVTVEDCLDKVDNRFLLVMLASKRVKQLYKGARPLIDTRGANKNVVISLREIAAGKVGYELTSRRSR